CTGCCCGATCGTTACTTGGTCTTCTCTATCGCCGCACTTCTGGCTGATCGGCGACTTTCCCGTCGTCGGCAAGCTGGTCGACGGCGTGGCCGGCTACGGCGGCAAGCTCAAGGGCCAACTCGTTGTCTCCGCCGCGCCAGTCGGCGATCGTGGGTCTACGAGATGAATCCGTCTTGTGCGCTCAAGGACCGTCGTCCCATGCGAACCGTCTCGGCGTCGCCAGGTGCACGATGAGCCTGTGAAGCTGAAGCTGGACCTGCACGACATCTACAACCGTGGCGACGAAATCGAGCGCGCGCTTCACGCGATCATCGATGAGGCGGTCACCAAGAAGGCGCCGCTCGTCGAGATCATCACCGGTAAGGGGTCCGGCCAGCTCAAGAAGCGGGTCCTGCGCTTCCTCGACCGCAACGACATCAAGGCCGTCTATCACCGGGTCGAGAAGGACTCCGACAACTTCGGACGCGTCTTCGTCCACTTCCGCTGGAAGTAGGTCGCTGCGCGGGCCGCCCGACTGCGGCCAAGGTGCGGCGGCGGACGGTGGTACCCATGGTTCAGCCGTGGCCAGCGCCAGGGTCACTGAGCACCTCGCGCCAGGAGTGACGCGGGGCGAAGCCAAGCAGGTCGCGGGCCTTGTCGATCGCGTAGAAGGTCTCGTCGCGAGCCAACTTCCGGCGTACCTCCACGCCGTTGTAGAAGCGGTCCTGGATTTCCTGAGTCGTCGCAGCCACGGACATGTCGGCGTTCGCGACGTTGAAGACCTCGTAACCCAGTCCATCGGTCTGCAGGCATCGTTGCACCAGCTGCCCAAGGTCACGGACGTCGATGTAGGCGAACAGGTTGCGGCGCCGTAGCGACGGGTCAGCGAGGAAGGCAGGGAACTTCTGCGCGTACTTGTGGGGCTCGATGACGTTGTTGATCCGCAAGCCGTACACGTCCGCCCCGGTCCGCGCCTGGAACGAGCGCGCTGTCACCTCGCCGGCAACCTTCGACATCGCGTAGGCATCCTCAGGAACCGTCGGATGATTCTCATCGACCGGCACGTAGAGCGGGCGCCGCTCGCCCTGAGCGAAACAGATCCCGTAGGTGGTCTCCGAGGACGCGAACACGATCTTGCGCACCCCCAGCCGGGTCGCGGCCTCGAGCACGTTGAAGGTGCTGAGCACGTTCGTCGCGTACGTCGCTGCGTCGGACCTCAGCAGGATCGCCGGTACCGCGGCGAAGTGCACCACAGCGTCGTAGCTCGGCTTCGACGGTAGATCCAGCTCCTCGAAGGTCGCTAGCCCGGCGAGCGCCGAGTAGGTCTCCCCTGCGTCGGTGAGGTCGACGCGAAGATCAGCGACCCCTGGGTGCCGCATCGGGACGAGGTCGGCGTTCGTGACCTGGTGGCCTTGCTCGGCGAGATACGGCGCAACGTGCCTGCCGGCCTTCCCGCTGCCACCGGTGAAGAAGATGCGCATACGTACCTTCCTACCGCGAAGGCGTGCGGCGAGTCCCACCGGCCAGGCGTTTGACAGCGATCCCAGAGACCGTCGCGAGGCCGACCAAGCCGGGAACCGACGATCGTGATGCAATCGCCGAACTCACCCCGACTCGCCGATAGGCGGTCGCACGCCTACCTGTCGTTATCGCGCAGTCCGCAAGATGATGTCGGCCGCACAGATGGATCGGTCCGATCGCAGTGTCATGCCGAAAGGTCGCGCACATCCCGTTGATCTTGACCGGCGCTCGGCGAAGTGACCTAGCCTTGCTCGGTGGACTACGTGGCGTGTCCAGACGACAGCGCACACCTGAAGGTGGATCTGGAGACGCACGTTGCCGGGCAGCCGCTGATCCTTACGTGTACTACATGCGGTCGCGTATTCCGGCTCGACCGCGACGGCGTCCGAGAGATCCCTCCGGGCGAGGACTCGAAGTGAACTGGTGGCGGACGACGTGCCCAGTGCCACGGACAGGTAGGCATGTGGTTCGCATGGCCTGTGCCACTGCCGGGCGCGCAGGGTCCGACCCGCACTGCCTAGGGCAGTGCGCGCCAGAATCGCCGGACACGACCCGGTGATTTGGGTGGCTGCCCGCCACCGTAGTGAAACGGATCGCCGTCATCGCCGACCCCGAACACCGCCATGTTTGACGGCAACGGCCCGCCCGTGAGCAGTGGCCGCGGGTCGACACCGTGTTCCATGGCGCGCCGGACGAGGTGGCCCCGGGCCTGCTCGTCGCGGTAGCCGGGGTGCAGCACGCTGCCGCTGACGACCTCGTCCCGCGGGTCGCAAGTGCCGCCGCCGATCTCATCCCGAACGCGGGCGCTGTACCGCTCGAACTCGCGCTCGAACTCCGCCTCACTGTCGTAGGCGGCGACGACGACCTCTCGACGCTCACGCCGCGTGCAGTCGAACCGCCGGTGGTAAATGACCCAACGCCAAATCGTGTCGTCGTCTGGATCAACCTCGGCCACGCCCCAACGCTAGACGCCGAGGCAAGGCCGATCGGCGAACAGCGATTGCACTTCAGACGCACCCGAAGGCGGCGTACTCCTCTGTCGTGGCAACGCGCCGACGGGATCTGCTGCACGGATAGGTGACATCTTGACCTGTCACCCGTTCGTGCAGCAGACCCATCCGCCGCAATGCGCGTTCACGTGAACGCGATCCTGAACGTGTCGAGTCGCGCAAGAACCGTCGATATGCGTACTCGCCCGTGCACACGGACCTGCCCAGATGGATCGATAGGGATGCCCCGAAGCGGGGTCCTATCGCACGCCAAGTGTGCGAGACGTTGGCGTCAATTGCCGTCGCGTTCGCGAATCTGCGCTCGGAGCTGCGCGACGACGTCCGCCCTCGCGTGTGCTGGAATGCCGAGCTGCTCGATCGCCTGCTCGCATAGACGCTCGGAGATCGCGTCGGCATGGATGAACAGCTCGCGCACCTGGTCCGCATCATCGAGCATGCGCTGCATTCCTACGGTGTTTATCGAATCTTCGACGTGGTCGCGGAAGTAGCGGTGCGCCAGCCTGTTGCGCTCGTTCACCGACTGCTCCAGGATCGCCTTGTCTCCATCGCTGAGGCCCCCATACTTGCCGACGCGACGGGCCAGGTCGGACGCTGCTTTGCGGAACTGACCCTCGAACGTGCGGTCCCAGTCGGACCGTTCAGCGATGTGCCCGTTGACCTGCCGTACCAGGACGATGGCGTTGACGAGCCCGTGTTCGAAGACCTGCGCGAAGTACATCGCGAGCCCGTACCGGGCGTAGGTCTCGCGCTGGCGCGACCCATCGTCGGGCAGGTCAGCGATCGCATCGAGGGCGAGTTCCACGAAGCTGACGGTAGACCTCGGCCGAAGTGCCCGCGGTGCCCCACGCAACGGCGCGCGCTAGTCATCGTCGCCGAAGTCGGGTGGCTTCCATCCGCCCAAGTACCGATCAGCTAGGTCGATTAGGGATGCGAAATCCTCGGAGTCGTCGAAACCGCGCGCCCGATCCACGGCATCTCTGACCGCATCCTGCGATCCGAAGACCGTGACCAGCGCCTCCCAGGACAGTCGCGCCGACCTCCGGACGGCGCGACTTCCCGTCGCCTGACTCCGTATGAAGCTCCGAGCGTCGCTGATCACTGCTACGAACAGTTCGGGAGTGCCGTTGTTCTTGAGGTATGCCGGGACGTCGGCACCGAACTTGTGCGCACCGTAAAGGAGGCGGAGCAGATCGCGTTCGCCCGCCAACACTGCCGGCGGGGTAGCGACGACCTGTGCGCCCAGCTCCGTTTCCAATGCTGCGGCGTCCGCCTCGGCGACGAGCCTGTGCCCTGCACCCTCCTGGTGCCCGACGATCGTTATCAGCTCGAGGCGTGACGACAGGTAGCGAATCTGCGGCAGCGCGGCCTTCACTATGGCGAGAACATCGTCTTCGGTTTCCAGCTTGCGGATCAAACGAAGCACAACCCGTGCGACGACGATGCGTGCATCGACCAGATCCCAGACTCCGCGCTGGCGCTCTGGGACGGATGGGAGCTTATTGAGCAAGACCACCGATGCCGGGAGGACAGACTCCGCCCGGTACTCGTGCTCATAAGCCGTAAGCGCTGAGATGACGTCTTCCAGCAGGCTCGGCTCGATCTCGTCTAGTGCCGCCTCTAGAGCGGCTTGGTCAGTGAAATGTCCGTACAAACGTTCAGCGGCGATGAACGCGTCCATGCCCTCGCCAGCGAGTCGTTCCAGATAGCGACGCAGTATCTCACCGTGGGCAACGCGTCGCGCCTTGAACCACGAGGCGAGCCAGTCAGACCCGTGGCGACTCCCCGAGGTGTACCGCAACCCCGCAGGGAAGAGGCGCTCCATCATTGCTGAGGCGATGTCGCGATGTCCTTCGGACTCGGCCGTCGCAATCAGCGATTCGACAGCTGCCTTGCCGATGTCATCTCGGCCGGCGTGGATTGCGAACGTGTCCCGCACTTCGGTCAGGTAGGCCTGGCATCCATAGATCGCATTGAACGTATCGGGCATGAACACGCGGATCGCCTCAAGCGCTAAGAGATCGACGAGCTCGATGTCATCCTGCAACTCTCGGAGCGAGGCGTCTATCGAGCTGGCGAACCGGCGGACGTCCCGCATGTTCTTGATCAACGGCCAGACGATCTCGGATAGGACATCCGGCCAGCGAGCTTCGTCGAATCGGATGCGAGCGCCCGTGGCATCGATCGCTTCGTTCAGCACGCGTCCGAAGGTGGTCAGGAGCAGTCGCTCTGGCAGCTGCGGAATGTCTACCGTCGTCTGCATGATCTTTTCGAGGTAGTCGCGGCCGACGACGCCATCGTCAGTCAGCGCCTCTTCGACCCGGCGACGATCAAAGGCGAGCAGGTAGATCACGTTGGGGAAGCTCGCCGTGAGACGGACCAGCTTGAAGATCTCGCGCACCTCGGCCGTGGTGAGACGGTCGATATCGTCGATGACGACGACGATCGGCACGTCCAGGTCGCTCAGATGCTTGACCAGGTCGGCCCGGCGGGTCTGGATGGTGCCCTTACGCTCGTCGCTCACCTTCTTGACGTAGCCTGAAGCGCTGCGGAAGCGGGCCAGCCAGGCTCCGACGACCGGCAATCCCATGAACGGCGTGAGTAGCTGGGCGTACGAGTCAAGCGAGTCGGCGATCGCTGTGAACCGCTTGCCCTTGAGCCGCAGCTGACCAGCCATCTCGTTGAAGAAGGACTCCATCAGCTGCTCGGCGCCCGAGAACATCCACGGGTTGAAGTCGAGTACCGGCACCGCTGGCATCTGGGCCAGGTTCTCTCGGACGAGGTTGACCAACGAGGTCTTGCCGGAACCCCAAGGACCGAGTACGCCAAAAACATAGCCACGGCTGGCGTCGACGACACGCAGGCTGTCAGACACCGACTTGGCGACCTTGCCGCGACGAAGCAGGTCGTCTGAAGCGCTCTCGATTGGATTGTCTGCCTGAGGCATACCCCTATCTCCCCATCATGCACATTCGGCGTCAACCAAGATCACGCCCCGCGTGGGGGACCAAGGAGCGTCAGGGTGCGCATAACCATCACGCACACGACGAGATCAGCGCTCGCCTGGCACGCGCTAATCGGCGATCGGGTCGGTCGGCGTGATCGAACGTAGTGAACTGCCGAGTGCCGGCGGTCGCCATACGTACGCACTAGGCGACCGGCCCGATCCGTCGATTGTGAGCGCGAGTCGCGCCCACATGGCTGCGAGCACCGCGCCGACCCGCAGGTGCTCGCATCGGGCCAGGTTTGACGTCGCGCGCCGGTCGATCGGGAGATCTTCCCGGGCCGGTGGGGAACTGGTCTCTTCTGCTCGGGAGTGTCGGACGGCGAAGCTGCTGGGCGTCCGTTACCCAGTTGCGAAGGAGCAGCCCATGAACACCCGAACTCTGACGGTCCTGGCGGTCGCGCTTGGCCTCGGCAATCCCATCGCTGCGATCATCACCAGCGTCGAGCACGCCCCGGACAGCGAGCCGGTCATGCTGGCCCTGATGCTGCTCCCGTGGCTGGTCGGCGCCGAACTCCTCCGGCACGGCCGGATCACCGCCGGCGCAGTCGTGGTCGGTCTGCTGTCGATCTTGGACGTGGTGAGCTTCCCGGGATGGAAGCGCACGTCCGCGTTGGACTGGACGACCCAATCGATCACGGCGCTGGCGGCTGCGGTGTCTCTCACGCTCGCAGTCGCCGTTCTGATGCGGGCGCACCACCGCACAATCGCGGCCGGAGCTGCGCGGTGAAGGCGCGCCTCGCGGCGCTGACCGCGCTCATTCTGGCCACCGGAGCCGCCTTGGCGACGCCCGCGTCGGCCGACACCGCGCCGGTGCTGGCATGTGGTTCGACGATCACCACCTCGTGCAGCCAGACCGCGCACTTCTCCGACCTGAACGAATGGCAGACGCCGCTCGGCGCCGGTACCGGCTGCCCGTCCTACGTCATTGCCGACTACGTGCTCATGGTCGGCAGCGGCAATGGAGTCGAGCACAACAACATCAACAAGGCGGGCGATTTCTGGGCGACGAACACCTTCACCGGCGATGTCACACTCAGCTTCTACGACCCCGCCAACGTCGATGTGACCGTTGTCGACGACCAAGGCGATATCACCGCGACACCGACCGGCCCGGCAGACAACGTCGTCGCCGGTCACCTGACCCAGTGGTTCGGAGTGTCCGACAACAAGCAGAACGGGCAGTTCGGCTTCACCTTCTCCTTCAACGGCACCGACCAGTCCGGCGCCGCACTGGCGATCCACGGAAACAGCCACGCCAACTGGACGCCGGGCAGCGAAGCCTTCGCCGGGCCGCCGCACCACTCGATCAACACGGCAAGCTGTTGAGTTCATGACGATTCGACCCTCCCGGCGGGACCATAGGGTCGTGACTGTCGCTACCACGACGGGCCGCCGTCACGCCTACGGCGTGGCGGCGGTTGTCGCGCTCGTCGCGCTGACCCTCGCCGCGTCGATGGCCGCGGCCGCGGTCGACAAGGGCAACCACGACTACTACCTGGACGAGATCGTCGGCGGGGTGGTCAGCGCGATCACTGCGGTGGTCGGCGCGATTGTCGCGTTGGCTGCGCCGCGCAACGTGATCGGCTGGTTCATCCTGGCCAGCGGAGTGATCGGCGCGCTGGCCGAGGCGCTCACCGAGGCCGGCGTACACGGTGTCCGGACCGCCCCCGGATCAGTCCACGGCGCGGCGTACCTGGTGACCTTCGGGGTAGCGTTGCGCACCCTGGCGCCGTTGCTGACGGACGCAGCCGTCCCTGCCTATTTCCCGGACGGGCGCCTGGCCGGGCCACGCTACCGCTGGCTGGGCTGGACGCTGACCGCCACCGCGCTCGTGGCGGTGATAGCCAGCCTCGTCGCGCCGATCGAGACGCGGCTGGGCAACCACTGGCACGGCCCGTTCACGCCCGCCGGCAAGCTCGGGGACAACCTGCAGGGGCTCGACGTCCTCGGCGTGCTGCTGATCATCGTCTGCGCGGTCGGCGCCTTCGCCGGGCTGGTACATCGCTGGCGACGCGGCGGACCGGTGGTGCGTCAGCAGTTGCTGCTGTTCGGCTGCGCGATCGCCGTGTCGGCGCTGTTCCTCATCGCTGTGCTGGCCGTCGTCACCACATCGAGCAGCAGCGGGCCGCCCCGGTTCGTGTTCTCCCTCGCCGGCCTGCCACTGCCGATCGCCGTCGCGGTCGCTGTCCTCAACCACGGCCTGTACGACCTGCGCCGGGCGGCCAACCGCACCATCCTCTGGTTACTGCTCACCACCAGCATCGCCGCCATCTACGTCGCGGTCGTCGTCGTTGCGGCTGCCGCCAGCCCGGACAAGTCCGCGTGGTGGCCACCGGCGCTGGCCGCAGGGGTCGCCGCGCTCGCGCTCGTGCCGCTGCGCGACCGGCTGCAACGTGTCGTGCACCGCGTCGTCTATGGACGATGGCGCGACCCCTACGAGGTGCTCTCGGGCCTCACCGCGCAGCTCGGGGCCACCGGTGACGTCGAGCGCCTGCTCGATGCCGCCGTCGCCCAGCTCGGCACTGAGCTCGACCTGGAGCTCATCAGCGTGCGCGATGCCTCCGGGACGCTCGTCGCCGGCGCGGCCGAGCGCGCGAACCGGTCAGTTCCCCTGCACGCGTACAACACCGTCGTGGGCGAATTGTGCTTCAGCCAGCCGGATCGCCAGCTCAGCGACTCAGAGCAGCGGCTCATCCGCGACCTCGCCGCGCACCTCGGCGGCACCATGCACGCGCGTTCCCTGCTCGACGACCTGCAGCGCACGCGCGAACGCCTCGTGCTGGCACGCGAGGAAGAGCGACGACGACTGCGTCGCGACCTGCATGACGGGATCGGGCCGGCGCTCGCCGGCCTCACCCTCAAGGCCGAGACCGCACGCGCACTACTGACCAAGGACACCGACGCGGCAGCGTGGCAGCTGGCCGATCTCAGCGAACAGATCCGGGCCACCGTCGTCGACGTGCGACACATCGTCGAAGGACTGCGCCCACCTGCACTCGACGAACTCGGGCTCGTCGACGCCTGCCGCCAAGCGGTCGACCGGCTCACCCGCGGCTCCGACGTCACCGCTGAACTGCGCCCGGGTCCGGACGTGACGACGTTGCCGGCCGCGGTCGAGGTGGCCGCGTTCCGGATCGTGCTCGAGGCGGTGACCAACGTCGTGCGCCACGCGCACGCACGCCAGTGCTGCGTGACGCTCGCCCACGATGACACCGACCTGGTCGTGGTCGTCGTCGACGACGGCACCGGCCTGCTCGACGGCCCCGGAGCCGGACACGGTCTGGCGACCATGCGCGAACGGGCCGAAGAACTCGGCGGCACCCTGTCCATCGTCCCGGCCGAGCCCGGGCTGCGCGTGACAGCCGTACTGCCGACCCGGCCCGCCGGGACCGTGACATCGTGACCCGCGTGCTGATCGTCGACGACCACCCGGTGTTCCGCGACGGCCTGACCGGGCTGCTCGCCACCCTCGACGCCGTCCAGATCGCCGGCGCGGTCGGCACCGCAGAACAAGCCCTCGACGCGGTACGCCAGTCGCCGCCCGACGTGGTCCTGATGGACCTCAACCTGCCCGGCGCCTCCGGCGTCGAGGCGACCCGGCAAGTCCTCGACCTCGCGCCGGCCACCGCGGTCCTGGTCATCACCATGGTCGACGACGATGACTCGGTGCTGGCCGCGCTGCGCGCCGGAGCCCGCGGTTACGTGCTCAAGGGCGCCTCGGCGGAAGAGATCAGCGCGGCGATCCGCACCGTCGCGGCCGGTGGCGCCGTCTTCGGCGCAGCAATTGCCAGCCGCCTTGCCGCCCAGCCCGCGCCAAGCGCCGCGGTACCACTCGGCCCCAACCTGACCCACCGAGAAAGCGAAGTACTGGCGCTACTCGCGGACGGCCTGAGCAACAAACAGATCGCCCGCACCCTGGACCTGTCGCTGAAGACGGTGCAGAACCACGTCTCCCACATCCTCGACAAGCTCCAGGCCGCCGACCGCACCCAAGCCGCGCTTCGCGCCCGCGGGATCACGCCGCGCTGAACTCGAACCAGCCGGTGCGACGGCCGCTCCGGGTGCATCAGGTCGTGCGTCACTCGTCTGTCACCTCGTGCATGACTAACCAACTACGAAGTGGCAAGCAGTTAGGCTGCCAATGGTGCTCGGACCGGATCAGCTGTGCGCTAAGGGCACCCCTCGGTGATCATAACCAGACGATCGAGTGCCAGTGGTTATGCTCAAGACGTGGAACGTCCGCTGACCGGTGAACCGCTCAGCGTCGACCTGCTCAACACCGTATGGGTCGAACGCGGCCAGGACCGCGATTGGCTGGCTACCGTGTCCGGCTTGCGCAGCTGGCTGCGGGAGCGCGAACTGCCGGCTGGGCGCACCGACGAGCACGTGCGGGCGACGCTCGTGCATACCCGGTCGGTACTCCGAGCTGTGATCGACGGGCTCGCCGGGGCCGAGGAGCAGCTCAATGCCGTCCTGGCGCGTGGGTTGATCGTTCGGGCACTCGACCATGGTCAGCTCCGGGAGCGGGTGGTACTCAGCGATGAGACTTGGCGCCTTGCCTGGCAGGCCGCCGACGACTACCTGCACCTACGCAGCACTGGCCCGGCGTCGATTCGGCGCTGCGCACAGCCGCCCTGCGTCCTGTTCTTCTATGACCCGTCCGGCCGCCGCCGCTGGTGTTCGATGGCCGGGTGCGGCAACCGGGCCAAGGCTCGGCGGCACTACGCGCGGGAGAAGGCCGTTGGATCCGGCCCCGAGCCGGCCGCGTGACCCGGGCGGACCGGGCCCGATCGGTGCGCGACAGCGGACCGGCACCGACTGCCGCCTCTCGCGGGATGTTGATGGTGCTGACCGGCGCGGCCTTTCTGATCTTCGCGCAGGCCTTCATGATCGCCCCGATCCTTCCGCGCCTGGCGCAGGTCTTCGGCAGCCGAGTGGGACTCATCGGTCTGGCGGTGCCCGCCTATCTCGTCCCGTACGGCGTGGCGAGCCTGGTGTGGGGGCCGCTCGCGGATCGGATCGGGAAGCGTCCGGTCATCATCGTCTGCCTGGCCACATTCGCCGGCCTGACCGCCGCCACGGCCACCGCAACCGGGGCGGGCGCGTTCATCCTGTGGCGGGCCGCGGCCGGCCTGGCTGCAAGCGGAATCATCCCGGTCAGCGTCGCGCTGATCGGCGACGTCGTGCCCTACGACAGGCGCGGGCATGCCCTCGGGTGGCTGTTCGGTGGCATGGCCGGTGGCATGGCCATCGGCTCCACGGCCGGGGCCCTGGCAGAACCCGTCGTCGGCTGGGCCAGCCTGTTCCTGGTCGTCGCCGTGGCCGCCGCCATCGCCGCTGCGTTCGTGGCCGGCACGGTGCCGGGTCAGCCGCGACCGGTCTGGTCCGAGCCGCGCCGAGCGGTGGCACGTGGCTATCTCGATCTGCTGGCTGACTCCCGCGCGCGTCGTACCTACTACTTCGTCGGGTTCAACGCGGTGTTGCACTCGGGGATCTACACCTGGCTCGGGCTGTACCTGCACCAGCGTTTCGGACTCGGGCCGATCGGTATCGGTCTGGGCCTGCTCGGCTACGGCATTCCCGGTTTCCTGCTCGGGCCGGTGATCGGTCGGCTGGCCGACCGAGTCGGGCGGGCCCGACTGATACCGTCCGGCCTCGCGATCGGAGCGTTCATCGCGCTCGGACTTGCCGCCCCGGCACCGCTGGTGGTCGTGGCCGTGCTGGTGACCGCGCTGTCGCTCGGTTACGACCTGACCCAACCCCTGCTCGCCGGTATCGTCACCGACCTGCCCGCCCGGCACGGCCAGGCGGTCGCGCTGATGGCCGTCACGTTGTTCACCGGCTTCGGCGTCGGCAGCTTGCTGTTCCAAGCCGCACTCAGCTACGGATTCGCCGTCGCGTTGACCATCTTCGGGGTGGCCGCCCTGCTTGCCGCCGCCTTCGCCGTGCCGATCTTCGCGGGTGAACGCGCTCCTCGCGCGCTCTGATGCCACAAGCTCATCGGCGAACCGCGGCTAAACGGCGCGGCGGGCCAACTCGGCGGCGCCGACCAGGCCGGCGTCCGGGCCGAGCGCAGCCAGCGCGACCCGAGCGAACGGACGGAAGCCGCGACCGGTCAGGGTGTGCTCGAACTCCTCGCGGGCCGGGCGCAGCAGCAACTCGCCGGCGGCAGAGACCCCGCCACCGATCACGAACACCGACGGGTCCAGGGCGGCGGCCAGCGAGGCCAGCCCGCGGCCGAGCCAGCGCCCCATGTCCGTGCAGATCGACGATGCGGCGGGATCGCCGGCGGCGGCAGCGGCGGTGACGAGTGGTCCGGTGATCTCCTCGGCGCTGCCGGCCAGCTCGATCAGCCGGGCGGCGGCAACAGGCGACTCGGCCGCCAGCTCGCGCGCATCGCGAGCCAGCGCCCGTCCCGACGCATACATCTCCCAGCAGCCCCGGTTGCCGCAGGCACACAACCGCCCGTCGGGAACGAGCGTCATGTGCCCGTACTCGCACGCCAGCCCGTACGCGCCACGGTAGACAGCGCCCCCGAGCACCAGCCCGCCGCCGATGCCGGTGCCGAGCGTGACGCACACGACGGCCGGCTCGTCCCGCGCGGCGCCGAAGCGGTACTCGGCGTACGCCGAGGCGTTCGCGTCGTTCTCGACGATGAGCGGCAGTTCGATCCGCCCGGCCAGCGCCTCACGCAGCGGCTCGTTGCGCCAGGCCAGGTGCGGCGAGAACAGCACAGTCGCCCGGTCGTTGGAGATCCAGCCCGCCGCCCCGATTCCCGCGGCGCACACGTCGTGCCGCGCAGCGAGCGAGCTGACCACCTCAACGATCACGTCCTCGGTGGCGCGCACGTCGGTGCCCGGCGTGGCGCGGCGTTCGCGGTCGATCACCCGGCCGGCGTCGTCAACCACTCCCCCGGACACCTTGGTGCCGCCGATGTCGACACCGATGGCCAGCGGCATGAAGGCGCTCAGCCCTCGTCGCCGGCAGGCTCGCCACCGAGGTCGATGCGCTGCACCCGCGGCTTGTCCTCGGGTTCGGAGGCATGCCCGCCGGCGCCGGTCGCGTCCAGCAGGTTGCGCAGCGCCGACACGACCGCGCTGCCCGCCTCGGCCACCCGCTCGTTCACGTCCGGACGCTCGCCGCGCAGCACCGCCATGAGCTGGCACAGCGGGCACCACTGGCAGGTCGACTCGTGCTCCCCGGCCGGCGGAAAGGTGCGCGTCGCCCAGTCCTGGACGGCATGCAACATCCGGCCCAGCTCGTCGCCGCCGAGACCGCCGCTCGACTGCTCACT
This genomic stretch from Jatrophihabitans cynanchi harbors:
- a CDS encoding Smr/MutS family protein yields the protein MKLKLDLHDIYNRGDEIERALHAIIDEAVTKKAPLVEIITGKGSGQLKKRVLRFLDRNDIKAVYHRVEKDSDNFGRVFVHFRWK
- a CDS encoding NAD-dependent epimerase/dehydratase family protein, which codes for MRIFFTGGSGKAGRHVAPYLAEQGHQVTNADLVPMRHPGVADLRVDLTDAGETYSALAGLATFEELDLPSKPSYDAVVHFAAVPAILLRSDAATYATNVLSTFNVLEAATRLGVRKIVFASSETTYGICFAQGERRPLYVPVDENHPTVPEDAYAMSKVAGEVTARSFQARTGADVYGLRINNVIEPHKYAQKFPAFLADPSLRRRNLFAYIDVRDLGQLVQRCLQTDGLGYEVFNVANADMSVAATTQEIQDRFYNGVEVRRKLARDETFYAIDKARDLLGFAPRHSWREVLSDPGAGHG
- a CDS encoding KAP family P-loop NTPase fold protein, with product MPQADNPIESASDDLLRRGKVAKSVSDSLRVVDASRGYVFGVLGPWGSGKTSLVNLVRENLAQMPAVPVLDFNPWMFSGAEQLMESFFNEMAGQLRLKGKRFTAIADSLDSYAQLLTPFMGLPVVGAWLARFRSASGYVKKVSDERKGTIQTRRADLVKHLSDLDVPIVVVIDDIDRLTTAEVREIFKLVRLTASFPNVIYLLAFDRRRVEEALTDDGVVGRDYLEKIMQTTVDIPQLPERLLLTTFGRVLNEAIDATGARIRFDEARWPDVLSEIVWPLIKNMRDVRRFASSIDASLRELQDDIELVDLLALEAIRVFMPDTFNAIYGCQAYLTEVRDTFAIHAGRDDIGKAAVESLIATAESEGHRDIASAMMERLFPAGLRYTSGSRHGSDWLASWFKARRVAHGEILRRYLERLAGEGMDAFIAAERLYGHFTDQAALEAALDEIEPSLLEDVISALTAYEHEYRAESVLPASVVLLNKLPSVPERQRGVWDLVDARIVVARVVLRLIRKLETEDDVLAIVKAALPQIRYLSSRLELITIVGHQEGAGHRLVAEADAAALETELGAQVVATPPAVLAGERDLLRLLYGAHKFGADVPAYLKNNGTPELFVAVISDARSFIRSQATGSRAVRRSARLSWEALVTVFGSQDAVRDAVDRARGFDDSEDFASLIDLADRYLGGWKPPDFGDDD
- a CDS encoding sensor histidine kinase, which encodes MTVATTTGRRHAYGVAAVVALVALTLAASMAAAAVDKGNHDYYLDEIVGGVVSAITAVVGAIVALAAPRNVIGWFILASGVIGALAEALTEAGVHGVRTAPGSVHGAAYLVTFGVALRTLAPLLTDAAVPAYFPDGRLAGPRYRWLGWTLTATALVAVIASLVAPIETRLGNHWHGPFTPAGKLGDNLQGLDVLGVLLIIVCAVGAFAGLVHRWRRGGPVVRQQLLLFGCAIAVSALFLIAVLAVVTTSSSSGPPRFVFSLAGLPLPIAVAVAVLNHGLYDLRRAANRTILWLLLTTSIAAIYVAVVVVAAAASPDKSAWWPPALAAGVAALALVPLRDRLQRVVHRVVYGRWRDPYEVLSGLTAQLGATGDVERLLDAAVAQLGTELDLELISVRDASGTLVAGAAERANRSVPLHAYNTVVGELCFSQPDRQLSDSEQRLIRDLAAHLGGTMHARSLLDDLQRTRERLVLAREEERRRLRRDLHDGIGPALAGLTLKAETARALLTKDTDAAAWQLADLSEQIRATVVDVRHIVEGLRPPALDELGLVDACRQAVDRLTRGSDVTAELRPGPDVTTLPAAVEVAAFRIVLEAVTNVVRHAHARQCCVTLAHDDTDLVVVVVDDGTGLLDGPGAGHGLATMRERAEELGGTLSIVPAEPGLRVTAVLPTRPAGTVTS
- a CDS encoding response regulator, translating into MTRVLIVDDHPVFRDGLTGLLATLDAVQIAGAVGTAEQALDAVRQSPPDVVLMDLNLPGASGVEATRQVLDLAPATAVLVITMVDDDDSVLAALRAGARGYVLKGASAEEISAAIRTVAAGGAVFGAAIASRLAAQPAPSAAVPLGPNLTHRESEVLALLADGLSNKQIARTLDLSLKTVQNHVSHILDKLQAADRTQAALRARGITPR
- a CDS encoding CGNR zinc finger domain-containing protein, which codes for MERPLTGEPLSVDLLNTVWVERGQDRDWLATVSGLRSWLRERELPAGRTDEHVRATLVHTRSVLRAVIDGLAGAEEQLNAVLARGLIVRALDHGQLRERVVLSDETWRLAWQAADDYLHLRSTGPASIRRCAQPPCVLFFYDPSGRRRWCSMAGCGNRAKARRHYAREKAVGSGPEPAA
- a CDS encoding MFS transporter, with the translated sequence MLMVLTGAAFLIFAQAFMIAPILPRLAQVFGSRVGLIGLAVPAYLVPYGVASLVWGPLADRIGKRPVIIVCLATFAGLTAATATATGAGAFILWRAAAGLAASGIIPVSVALIGDVVPYDRRGHALGWLFGGMAGGMAIGSTAGALAEPVVGWASLFLVVAVAAAIAAAFVAGTVPGQPRPVWSEPRRAVARGYLDLLADSRARRTYYFVGFNAVLHSGIYTWLGLYLHQRFGLGPIGIGLGLLGYGIPGFLLGPVIGRLADRVGRARLIPSGLAIGAFIALGLAAPAPLVVVAVLVTALSLGYDLTQPLLAGIVTDLPARHGQAVALMAVTLFTGFGVGSLLFQAALSYGFAVALTIFGVAALLAAAFAVPIFAGERAPRAL
- a CDS encoding ROK family glucokinase yields the protein MPLAIGVDIGGTKVSGGVVDDAGRVIDRERRATPGTDVRATEDVIVEVVSSLAARHDVCAAGIGAAGWISNDRATVLFSPHLAWRNEPLREALAGRIELPLIVENDANASAYAEYRFGAARDEPAVVCVTLGTGIGGGLVLGGAVYRGAYGLACEYGHMTLVPDGRLCACGNRGCWEMYASGRALARDARELAAESPVAAARLIELAGSAEEITGPLVTAAAAAGDPAASSICTDMGRWLGRGLASLAAALDPSVFVIGGGVSAAGELLLRPAREEFEHTLTGRGFRPFARVALAALGPDAGLVGAAELARRAV